Proteins encoded by one window of Ovis canadensis isolate MfBH-ARS-UI-01 breed Bighorn chromosome 14, ARS-UI_OviCan_v2, whole genome shotgun sequence:
- the PLEKHF1 gene encoding pleckstrin homology domain-containing family F member 1 encodes MVDYLANTEINSQRIAAVESCFGASGQPLALPGRVLLGEGVLTKECRKKAKPRIFFLFNDILVYGSIVLNKRKYRSQHIIPLEEVTLETLPETLQAKNRWMIKTAKKSFVVSAASATERQEWISHIEECVRRQLLATGLQPSTEHAAPWIPDKATDICMRCTQTRFSALTRRHHCRKCGFVVCAECSRERFLLPRLSPKPLRVCSLCFRELAAQKRKEDVEEQGLGSPGPSAYLAGAVCGASSGDDDDSDEDREGSGDGDWPSHVEFYASGVSWSSFHS; translated from the coding sequence ATGGTGGACTACCTGGCAAACACGGAGATCAACAGCCAGCGCATCGCGGCTGTCGAGAGCTGCTTCGGGGCATCCGGGCAGCCACTGGCCCTGCCGGGCCGAGTGCTGCTGGGTGAGGGCGTGCTGACCAAGGAGTGCCGCAAGAAGGCCAAACCGCGCATCTTCTTCCTCTTCAACGACATCCTGGTGTACGGCAGCATCGTGCTGAACAAGCGCAAGTACCGCAGCCAGCACATCATTCCGCTGGAGGAGGTGACACTGGAGACGCTGCCGGAGACTCTGCAGGCCAAGAACCGCTGGATGATCAAGACGGCCAAGAAGTCCTTCGTGGTGTCAGCCGCCTCCGCCACGGAACGCCAGGAGTGGATCAGCCACATTGAGGAGTGCGTGCGGCGGCAGCTGCTGGCCACGGGCCTGCAGCCCAGCACGGAGCACGCGGCGCCCTGGATCCCCGACAAGGCCACGGATATCTGCATGCGCTGCACGCAGACGCGCTTCTCGGCGCTCACGCGGCGGCACCACTGCCGCAAATGCGGCTTCGTGGTCTGCGCCGAGTGCTCCCGCGAGCGCTTCCTCCTGCCGCGCCTCTCGCCCAAGCCCCTGCGCGTCTGCAGCCTCTGCTTCCGCGAGCTGGCCGCCCAGAAGCGGAAGGAGGACGTGGAGGAGCAGGGCCTCGGGTCCCCCGGGCCGTCGGCCTACCTGGCGGGGGCCGTCTGCGGGGCGTCCAGTGGAGACGACGATGACTCAGACGAGGACAGGGAGGGCAGTGGAGATGGGGACTGGCCCAGCCACGTGGAGTTCTACGCCTCGGGCGTGTCCTGGTCATCCTTCCACAGCTGA